AAAAGcagatcttttaacatgtttttaatgtaagaaaaaccaagatgattgcgaagtttgatggcttagaacctcggcatTGCGAAGATGTAAAGGGAATTGTAGCACCCGAAATACggtaggcccgaaaagtttctgAACCTTTGAGAAACAGGCAACAGGGCTATTAATTGGattaaagccctggtcaaacggacacgcaagtagtcgcaagttgataacttggggctacttgcgactccgtttggccaggccttgcgttgacttgcgatgacttgcgaacactttggtcgagatcaaatttgcccgcaagtcaatgctagttttttaccgtttggccacccaacccaagtcaacgcgagttcagtgactgagcccgtagccttgaaatagcttttttttttgcgactttCGTGCACTTGCGAGGAAACTTGCCAGTCCGTTTGGCTatccaacgcaagtctcttcgcaagttcaacttgccgctacttgcgagtccgtttgaccagggcctAACAGCCTTTGACATAGTTACATAGACGCTAATCTTCTTGTTGTATTTCTTGTCAAGTCTTTTCAATTCATTGTTCTTGAAATAATatctttttatttcattcctTGTTTTAGATTGAGATCAAGCTTGTGTGCCATTTAACAACACGCCAACGCTGGCTTTATCAAGCTGTgagaaacaaaatttcaattgaCGACCTTGTATTCACGTCTACATCGTCCTCCTCGACCAGTGCGACGACCAGTAGCCTCATGAATCTTGTCATGCAATTTAGGAAGGCAAGAATCGATTATTGTGTTGTTTGCTACTTTCGCTTGGAAAAACTAGGTTTTTCTCGTTGTAATTATTTCGGTAATAGCTTGCAAATAGgccagtgctggaaataacgGTCGTTTATCAGACATTGTCCGACCAAATTTTGAACATGCCCGGCCAGTTTCACGTTGTGATCGGACGCGATGACCAAATATCTCACCAGCACTTCTTAATCTTGAGTTATGTTCTTCAAAGTGTTGTCATTCAATGAATTATGTCCTGCAAAAATTGTAAAATGTCCgaccaaaaggaagatttgaaaggacggATGTCGTTTGAATGAAGAATTGTTTAGAGCACTGTAGGCTCTGGTACACAACTCAAGAGATCGTTCACAGAAACAGCAGTTTAGTCACAGAGATCATTCTTATTCTTCAATGGACTGCAAGTTTCACTGCATTGGCCAAGCCACGGCGCTACAGATGTTGAAATAAAGCTGTCTCAGATGGCTTGTTAACATGTATAGGCGGAGCACTGCGTAGTCCAGAGCGCCAGTGGTGGCTTCTAAATCCTGTTACAGCCTTCTCTGGAATCCCTTAACTTGTTTACTAAACTTTCATGATCTCTCACCTGCAAAACTATTTACCTCAGACGTTCAAATGTTGAATCCACTTGTTCATCAATCGTTATTCTTCATCATGGTTCTTCCTGAGTGCTAGTTTTCTCCTTGACTACAGGTTTGTAACCATCCAGAGTTGTTTGAGAGGCGAGATGTTCGCTCCCCCGTCCATGTGGAAGTTCCGTCGTTTCATCTTCCCAAGCTAATTTACAGAGAAGGTACGTTATATCACACCTTGCCTACCAACTTTTTCTTCAATGCTGGCAGGTTtcttagggcccgattacatggtgagtttcagcccgggctgaaattttgctccgcccaccgggctccctgtaatcgacaatttggttttcagaggatttgtttcagaggccggtctgaaatttcagcccggggtgaaaTTCGCcttgtaatcaggcccttactACAAGGAATTGTTGATTGGAAGAGTTGATTCGAAAAGTTCTTTAGTGTTTCGCCTTGATATTCAAGCGTTCCTTGtaaatcaaaacattttttgaaaactgaatTCATTTTATGATACATGATATTCATCGTCGACCTCTTGGTGTCGTAACAACCTAACATCATAAATTACTATTTGTCCTTTCAGGAATCTTGGGATCCACCTTTCCAAGCAAATCTAGGTTAGTTTAGTTCTGGAATCATTACCTCTGCCCTTTCTTCGTTATGTGAGAATTTATTATACATACTTTTGGCAAGAAATTGAACAGTGTTGCTCTCTGTATGATTAGTAGTTTcctaaatagttttttttcctttagaatTTTGCAAAATCTTTTGCACATTGGAACGGAGGAACACGTTTATCGCTCTTTGTTTGGAGAGCACCGGTCCACTGGTAAGAAAACCTTCTTTTTTCCAGGAAAAGATCCATTTGTGAATTGATTTTGTAACCAaacttatgttttgtttttcaggttCTTCAAGTAACTTCTTCTCGTTTACGAGATTCATTGATCTGTCGCCTGCACAGTTGTCGGCCATGATGTTGAAGGGGCTTGTGTTTAGGTGAGCTTCACAAGAATCTGATTTGGTCACTCGGGTTGGCTCTTAGGATGATCTTAACAGAAGCTGCTGGAATTTCTGATCTCCTCAATTTTCAGTTCAAGTTGatgcctttttgttttcttttcaggttATTAGCcttagtttttcttttaaaagaaataaacgTTCTTCACCATCAGCGTTTCTGGGCCCAGAAACAGAAAAGCGTCAGGTGAGTTATTTAAACAGCAACCGAGAGCCTTATTAATGGTTTCTTACTCGACTACCAGCTTCAAAAGAACGTCGAGTAtcagaaaatgattttaaacCGTCCGCAGCAACTTGAAAAGAGCCTGATCCTCTTTTTTCTTAGTGGCTACTGCTCGATGACAAAAATCTCGATAATACCATAGGTTCCTCGTGTTGTGGAAGCATTAACCCGCAAAGCATGAATAGAGTTAACTTTTATTCAGCTTTTGGAAGATTGGCTGAATTTTTGTCGTGTGACCCTCCACTTTTGTGCACTTCGTGGAACCGTTTATTTCGGAAGTTGTCCTCCGGTACTTATAAACAATGGGTTAATTGAAACACGGTCTCCTTTTTTACAGCACATTTTTGGGTCCGAAAGGGTTACTTCTTTGGCCTGATTCCACGACCTCCTTTCCAAATGTCCAGTCCAGTTCCATCCTTCAGTCCCTGGTGTTCACTGGTTACACAAAGAGGGTCTCGTCTCATTTGACACACAACATTCAACCAATCCTCGATGACGAGGATCACAAGCCACTGAGGGGCAAAAATAAGGAGCACGCGAAAGGAACAAGAACTCGAAGAACGTCAGCCAGCGCGGTGTCGCCCACATCACCAACTAAGAAGAAAGAGTCACACAGAAAAGGCAGCCATTCACATACTGTGATATCACCTACAGGGAAGCTACCTACTAGTCCCTTGAAGCACTCTCCAACTGGACCCTTCTCGCCAACCAAACACTATGGTCACACATTTTCTCCTCAGTTGTCACCCAATCGACCTCATCATGGTCTGCAGTTGTCCCCATCGAGTCTACATCAGCATCCCCAGGGACCCCACCCAGGGGAATTTCACAATCCTTCATTGCACAATTCCTCTGGTCAAGGGTTTATGACGTTGCATTCACCCCCTGGGCATAGTCGGGCATCCTTGCACTCGCCCACAGGGAATGTTCCTGCGTCGTTTCACTCGCCCCCAGGACACGTGCCGTTTTTTTCTCCATCAaggtactttttttttgttactgacCAGGCTTTATGAACGCAATATTTTAACTTTAGTTTTATACTGAGTCACACAGTGACAAATGAAAACGTTGAGGGACAGGGACGAAGGATCTTTGTGCATCGAAAGGCCGACAGTTCAGTGCGTACTGTTGGTACCTGCCAAAGCCCGCGAGGAGTCCCGTTTAACTTGTTGGATGACTCCAAGATTACAGGGAGCGTTAATAGTCCAAGTTGCTGTGAATTTCGAACAGCTCCTTTATTCATATCCAGGCTGTTTAAATGGTGACTCTTTTCTTAAGAGGACCAATCACAATCAAGCAAAGTAATCGTAAAGTCAGTTCCTCTGAAGGGAAATACGACGAAtagaatataacaatagagtttatgttcgcgggcataaatatgttttgggccaaCTCTGgtccgactcagactcattttagcccgagccgcgaGGCtccactttggagggcattgagaaaataaaaagggaaaaaatgacaacaaaacactctgaagaatatttttttcaccagcgctgtcagaaaacgtcaacaaactttgaaatgtcttctcgattttgattggctgcttagatcgtacgattatttgattctcatttgttattggtttatttcagattctccattttagcccgcaaaatgcgccacaatgcccgacaaagtgataataattctaGTTTTAAGTTTGGCTCTGCATTTAACGACTGGCATGGCAGCTGAGTTTCATTTTTGTTCTATAATCATAGTTCGTCGCTATTGTTGAGTCTTCCTGAAGAATTTCAGGCCTATGCTACTCCAACAGCTCTTCCCATCGACAGAACCCTTCAAGCTACTGCGTTGCCATCGTTCTTGTCTACGTACGTTCCAAAGGTAAGGAGAATTTAGTTCAGGTAAAGTGAGCGTTCTAGCATAGACAGCCATTTTTCTCGGACATTTCTGTCCGAGGGGGGAAGATGCATGAGGTTAACCCTATGTGAAGcatatgtgaagcaccaacccagaaggaacaacacaaaggacagccacaacaccgggaaacttcacgccctactcttatCGAAtcgtgtgtgggttctttaacgtcccacattgaacttataaacatgtattggtacggtttatagtccttatccgagaagacttgaaagtctaaccatttgctgatgtaattacaaaggcagcactttctactcagttattctaagaccctgagtgttggtctggccggagtggaactcacgacctcccgcgtaacagcccgaTGTTCAACTAACTGACCTACCTTTGCGCGGTGGCTTTTAATCAATAAACTTGTCATCCTTTGCAAACACATTTTCTCACAAACCTCTCCTATAGGCCCGTGGTAGAGCATCCCAGCAAGTGGCAGAAGGTCATAAGTTCCTCTCCTGTTTAGAagtgtttcccttttttttttccgcgagCTTTCCAGAGTCACCATTTCTCCCCTCCATTTCTAGGTAATTGCCGGAACCGAAGTTTGCCGATGCAGCGATCGCAGTTCGGCCTACGAGATCCAAAACCTGTGTCAGGGAAGCTCGGAACTTTACAGGAACCTCCTGTTGTATGGCACCCCCTACCCTGAGGATATAAACTACGCTAAACAACACCTATTTGCTGAGCCCCTTGGTGGATTGGAAGGTGCCGCGCCCCAGACTGGATGGTCATTTGTGCAAATTCCAGGTATACTGAGATGCTTTCTTACGAACTTCGCGTCCATGATCGCGCCTAAATGTGAAGACATTCAAGttatattaaaatattttcaagtcaagttaaagctattttcacgGGATAGCCAGTTGACTTTTCTGACCGTAGTGTCACTTATTGATTAATCTTTTAGCTCTTCCAGATATTATGACCCTAGGCTGCTTTTATTGTCACGGTTTGGGGTTTTGTTTGTGTTAAGTCATCTGTCCTTGATCAATCAAAGAACGTGTTGTGAAAGGTACGGGGCCTCTCCGTCTATTTGTCTCGTTAAAATGATAACTTCATCTTGTGAATCCAACTtcgtgtttgtctttgaaaagtTTGTGTAAACCTTgtgataagaaaaaaattactctATGGAGTCTTCTACGTGTGTGGAAACAGCGGAGCGGTTTAAAGTGGCTGTCGCTCTTCAGCGAAAAAACCCTCCTTAATCGTAGGTTGAAATCAAATTTAGTAGTCTATTAgcctttagtataaatttactcgtagtctatcgtgaatccgtgaatctgattggctatattactcgtagactatctgccgatagtctacagttgtgaatagccaatgaaaatcgttctcctatttattctgaccaatcacgaagctttaaattttaaattgtgcatcacgaattttaaattgtatatcacgaagcttcagtgcacatcgcacgcagtgtttgaaaccttgaaattgaattgccgatgtaaacacaatataacacttttaaccatttaaaggttactttacatttctatgcaatgagactacgagtaaatttatactaaaacaattagactactcgccctcgttttctacgagcgatagtcaactcggctgcgcctcgttgactatatGCTCGTAGctaactcgggctcgtagtctaattgttaattggtAATGCTCTTAAGTCGCTGTAACAAACAGGTTGCCATAAAATGCTGGTCGTGATTTCCGTCtgtggaaagaaaaaaactcctctctttttcttcttgttgtcTTTTAGATCGCAACTCGCTCATCACTGACAGTGGTAAACTCACTGTGCTTGATGGATTACTCACAAAACTGAAGATGCAGGGACACAGAGTTCTGATTTACTCGCAAATGACCAAGATGATTGATTTGCTGGAGGTAACCAAGCCTTGTAGCTGCGCGCGCATCTCATGGCCATCTCTGTTGAGATTTGTCTGCGCTTGGTACGAACGATGTGAAAACTTGCggcaaaattaaaatgatattTCCTAACATTTTTAGGAGTACATGACATACCGAAAGCACAAATACATGCGTCTGGATGGCTCATCCAAGATTTCTGATAGAAGAGACATGGTAGCTGATTTTCAATCCAAGTAAGTACTccacaaaagaaagaaactaagGCGGaacttacttttttttaatgaaaagacTTCGTAGCTTGGAGTTCAGCAATTTAGCAATCCTAGAATGGAGCTTCGAACCTTAACCCTCCTCCCCTTGGATAACCACGTTCTTAAAGTTTCGGACCTTttcacccccacccccacctcCACCCCCTTCCATTCAATAGTTGGGGCTTTTTTATTATGGAGCCTTGATATACAACGTTGAACGGAGGATAGCGGTGGAAAGGAGTGTTGAGGGAAGTTTACATGAGATGTCCCTCATGGTTTAATGGCTCTTATTACATTTCTCAGCGGTTTCAGCACGTgaacgaggcttatgggtcattttgtattgtattgtattgactCGTTAGACTCGTCTGTATGTAGTTTTCAACTAAAGGAGCCAGCAATCATTCGTGAATTACCGGATACGGAGCCTTTTCAGTAGCTATGATGTAACTTAACTAATGTTAAGCGCAAGATAGTTGATCgaattctcattttttttttctattcttttttttttttccagtgcgGACATTTTCGTTTTCTTGCTAAGTACAAGAGCTGGTGGCCTAGGAATCAACCTCACAGCTGCAGACACTGTAAGACTAGCTCAAGTTTATTATCTTTTATATCAAGCCACCATTCTAGCTAAGCTTTGCACTGTTTTCTTTAACAAAAAGGACTTAATCGTGTTTTTACCGTTTACTTTTTTCGCTCACCTTCCCTTCGCTCTGCATCCCAGCTTCTTTGTGGCGTTTGTGGGACAAAGCTTACAGAAACGCTTTCAAGGCAAGAGGATTTGAACACGCGAGTGAAGGAAGGTCGTGCGAAGACAGAGGGAAGGAAGAAATCCGCTTTACATTGTTTTGCCTTTTGGAGCTATTAAAATACCCCGTCTACTTTCAAATGCTTGCCAGGCTACCGACGTCTTTCACTATTTACCAGGACACGATTTACGTAGGAATATCTCTTTTGCCTTTTCCCCCAGGTTATATTTTATGATAGTGATTGGAATCCCACAGTGGATCAACAGGTGAGAGAAAAATTTGGTTGCGTCTAGATTCATATATACTTTATCAGGGTGTGAGTTATCTTGTGCAACAAGTACACACTTTCGTGCACGCTTGCGTCTCTATTGAAAACCAACCTTTTAGCCTGACATGTTCTTTTAAACATTGATCATTCCCAGGCTATGGACCGTGCGCATCGCTTGGGCCAAACCCGACAAGTGACGGTTTATAGGCTTGTCACCAAAGGATCAATTGAGGAGAGGATATTGCAGAGAGCCAAGGAAAAGAGCGAGGTTGGTTTCCCTGTGTTCACAGTTGGTCATGCAGTCTTGGTATGTGCTAAGTGACTTGCTATGATTTCGTTTCAGATTCAGAAAATGGTTATTTCCGGCGGAAATTTCAAACCGGAGGCTCTCAAACCGAAAGAGGTGGTGTCCCTCTTGCTGGACGATGCAGAGCTGGAGTGCAAATGTAAGAGGTTTTTGCGGAGGTTTGATCGCTTATTATTGACATGCGCACCCCTTATGATGAACGTCACGACGTGTACTTTAACCCCTCTTTTCAAAATTAACATATCTTCCTCTTGATACTACCTCCCCATCTTAGTATGCAAAAATACTTGAGACCAATATGAGGAGTGTAAGTATTCATGGTATTTTGTTTCTGTAGTTCTTCAACGCCAAGCAGAAAAGAAGGCTGACGAGCAGAGGCGCCGAAGAGAACGCAAACGGAAAAAGACAGGACCCGCTGAGGTAAATGAACTTGACAATTTCTCGGCGATGCTCGGTCAGCTTTTTTACCTGTATATCTCTTTTCCTCACCAGGTTACTGACGGGGTATCCCCAAGTGTCGACGTTACCAATGTTACGCCCCCAGCTAAGTCCAAGAAAGGACGCAAGAGCAAGAGTTCTCTCGTGCCACCCCTCCCTGATGGTTCCATGTCAAGCTCCAAACCGGCTTCTGAGACCAGCAGCCTAACTGGCGAAGGACTGAGCGCGAGAACCGGTGAAGGGTTTGATGGTGATATAGCAGTGCGTGACGATATCAGTGTGTTGAGTTTAGATGAAGGTATGATTTAGAAGGAACAATATGTCACAGATTCCTCTCTCCATCTCGACCCTGTAAACGTGTTTCCAGATATTTGCTAAAATCTCATGCCACTGACCAGGTGTGCATCTCCTTTGTTTCCCGCTATTGTTGGTGCACCTGTGACGTCATAGGTGCCAACTTTGTTCCCCTAGAGAAAGGAACCGCGGTCATATTTGTGCCTCAAACTCCGGGAATTTTACTCTTGTTATGCAAAAGAGTCCTTTTGCTTCGGATGACAAACGTGGGTGAAAacgaagcataataataatactgtgGTCACCGGCGTTGAGAACATCACTCCCTTgttaatcttcttttttttttttttttttcttcgcgaAACTGAAACGAATCCTTATAATAATGATACTTCCTCCTTTTGTTATAACAGTTTCGCTGGCCTCAGGGGATCTCTCGATAGACGTGCCACCAAGTAACACAGGCACACCATTCAGCTTGAAACCTGAGGGAGATGACCTCGACGATCTCCACAGTGAGACTGCTAGCCCTGCCCTATCCGACTCTTCTGGTAAAAGAGGAAGAGGCAGGGGCCGGGGAAGGGGGCGAGGACGCGGAGTTCCCACCAGCAGAGGTCGGGGAGCGGCTGGTATCCGAGGTGCACGGACACGTGGACGTGGAAGAGGAACTGGTGGGGCCCTTGCTGCCTCAGCGGCGGCATCAGCGGCTGCCGCGGCCGCGTCTGCTGCTGCATATGCTGCTTATGGCTTCTCCTTCCAAGGGACGACGACAGCTAATCCTACTCCGCCTCCCTCGCGGTCCAGCCCAGTGGCTTTTGGAGCTGGGAACTCGACTATGCCTGGATATAATAATCTCAGCCATCCTGTTGCTAGATATGACAGCTCTGCTAATTACTCGCCTGCACAGCAGAGTGCAGAGAATAGTCCAGCTGGATCCTATTCTC
This genomic window from Acropora muricata isolate sample 2 chromosome 2, ASM3666990v1, whole genome shotgun sequence contains:
- the LOC136898400 gene encoding chromatin-remodeling ATPase INO80-like, with the protein product MASPQSSLAAPLYVQRLEKALRLDPFLSYLDGVFTEPYLSNLSDEESECSDNEEQPSKGEGDINRSSNGLTIDGALSRDELRIDKTRLYNFSRVKRDRRWLKEVLLSDSSDSSCDEDDEVPLTEEDLQEMLWLHKHQKIAQQMYYIDKDLCRYQYYSASFLSNQDKYYEYEKQAGSKKLKRKRLTEEKVIPTKEKKEKEKLKVKKKKKNADDLDDDQRQLSLEERLIKKTLIRRKEADAKRRKLWALIVRKEIPRAHRQKSSARNNMLTNCKKLAQLCSKEMRKEAQRSQKVTQQTVPKARRLSREMLLYWKKYEKVEKEHRKRAEKEAMEQRKLDDEFREVRRQQRKLNFLITQTELYAHFMSKKLKGAQADEGTQDILRKLDEPSVKQNVKTVQGGVLIDMENSDTYDADEMKSQALLNARRAFQDQEARTREFDNSYQQETGKKVNMSQASFDQSYSLANPLMNMKQAHPQPTVFEGELKSYQLKGMNWLINLYEQGINGILADEMGLGKTVQSIAFLSYLAETHNIWGPFLVVAPASTLHNWQQEVSRFVPRFKVLPYWGNQSDRKSLRKYWTQKQVLVNDYENAPFHVLITSYQLVVQDVRYFQRIKWQYLVLDEAQAIKSSSSVRWKILLGFLCRNRLLLTGTPIQNSMAELWALLHFIMPTLFDSHEEFNEWFSKDIENHAENKSAIDQDQLSRLHMILKPFMLRRIKRDVENELSDKIEIKLVCHLTTRQRWLYQAVRNKISIDDLVFTSTSSSSTSATTSSLMNLVMQFRKVCNHPELFERRDVRSPVHVEVPSFHLPKLIYREGILGSTFPSKSRILQNLLHIGTEEHVYRSLFGEHRSTGSSSNFFSFTRFIDLSPAQLSAMMLKGLVFRLLALVFLLKEINVLHHQRFWAQKQKSVSTFLGPKGLLLWPDSTTSFPNVQSSSILQSLVFTGYTKRVSSHLTHNIQPILDDEDHKPLRGKNKEHAKGTRTRRTSASAVSPTSPTKKKESHRKGSHSHTVISPTGKLPTSPLKHSPTGPFSPTKHYGHTFSPQLSPNRPHHGLQLSPSSLHQHPQGPHPGEFHNPSLHNSSGQGFMTLHSPPGHSRASLHSPTGNVPASFHSPPGHVPFFSPSSSSLLLSLPEEFQAYATPTALPIDRTLQATALPSFLSTYVPKVIAGTEVCRCSDRSSAYEIQNLCQGSSELYRNLLLYGTPYPEDINYAKQHLFAEPLGGLEGAAPQTGWSFVQIPDRNSLITDSGKLTVLDGLLTKLKMQGHRVLIYSQMTKMIDLLEEYMTYRKHKYMRLDGSSKISDRRDMVADFQSNADIFVFLLSTRAGGLGINLTAADTVIFYDSDWNPTVDQQAMDRAHRLGQTRQVTVYRLVTKGSIEERILQRAKEKSEIQKMVISGGNFKPEALKPKEVVSLLLDDAELECKFLQRQAEKKADEQRRRRERKRKKTGPAEVTDGVSPSVDVTNVTPPAKSKKGRKSKSSLVPPLPDGSMSSSKPASETSSLTGEGLSARTGEGFDGDIAVRDDISVLSLDEVSLASGDLSIDVPPSNTGTPFSLKPEGDDLDDLHSETASPALSDSSGKRGRGRGRGRGRGRGVPTSRGRGAAGIRGARTRGRGRGTGGALAASAAASAAAAAASAAAYAAYGFSFQGTTTANPTPPPSRSSPVAFGAGNSTMPGYNNLSHPVARYDSSANYSPAQQSAENSPAGSYSQSSAVRFGGQQSSPPS